The genomic interval CTACGTTGTAAAAACCAACAGTAAAAATATCTTTACTCCTTTTAGATGATAAAAAAAATGATTGCATGTATACTTAATTTTTGTGAAACGTAAAAATAGACAAATAAACTTTTGGTACTCGTAACTTAAATTATATGTTTTGTTAACATTAACGTATTCTAAATTACGTTTTTCTAATATAAGTTTGCAGTGATTAAAATAAGCGTGAATATTAAACCTTTAAAAACCACTGCTATAAGAAGAAAAAGTATTGAATTTGAATTTGAATTAATTATTAAAATCCTTAATTTTATTGAGGATTTTTTTATGCATTTACAAATCAAATCTTTGTATTTTTGTTGTCTATGATAGACGAACGCGAAGTAATATCGGAAAAAGCTGTTTTAATTGGAATTATATCTCAGAAACAAGATGAAACTCAATCTACAGAATACTTAGATGAATTAGAGTTTTTAACGCTTACTGCAGGTGGAGTTGCCGTAAAACGTTTTGTCCAAAAGATGGAAAAACCAAATCCTAAAACTTTTTTAGGTGTTGGTAAATTAGAAGAAGTTAGAGATTATATTGAATCGAATCATATTGGAACTGCCATTTTTGATGATGAATTATCTCCTGCTCAAATACGTAATATTGAAAAGGTTTTAGATTGTAAAATCTTAGATAGAACCAACTTAATCTTAGATATTTTTGCACAAAGAGCACAAACAAGCTCTGCAAAAACACAAGTAGAATTGGCTCAATGTCAATACTTATTACCACGTTTAACAAGATTATGGACACACCTTGACAAGCAAAAGGGTGGTATTGGTATGCGTGGACCTGGAGAAACAGAAATAGAAACAGATAGACGTATAATTAGAGATAAGATTTTTCTTTTAAAGCAAAAATTAAAAACCATTGACAAACAAATGGGTGTGCAACGTAAAAACCGTGGAAAAATGGTTAGAGTTGCTTTAGTTGGTTACACAAATGTTGGTAAATCTACCTTAATGAATGTAATTAGTAAGAGTGATGTATTTGCAGAAAACAAATTATTTGCAACTTTAGATACTACTGTTAGAAAAGTGGTTATTAAGAACATTCCATTTTTATTAACAGATACTGTTGGTTTTATTAGAAAACTACCTACACAATTGGTAGAATCTTTTAAATCTACGTTAGATGAAGTTAGAGAAGCAGATTTATTATTACATGTAGTAGATATTTCTCATCCAAATTTCGAAGATCATATTGCTTCTGTAAATTCTGTTTTAGCAGATATAAAATGTGCAGACAAACCTTCTGTTATGGTCTTTAATAAGATTGATGCATATTCTCATGAAACTATTGATGAAGATGATATTGTAACAGAAAAAGGTAAAGAGCATTATACATTACAAGATTGGAAAAAAACTTGGATGAATGATTATGATGTAGATTCTATTTTTATATCCGCTTTAAACAAAGATAATTTAGAAGACTTTAAAGAGAAAACCTACGAAGAAGTGAAGAAAATTCATATTCAACGTTTTCCTTATAACGATTTCTTATATTATGAATATAAAGAAGAAGAGTAAATAATTATGATTTGATAAAATAAACTTCATTGAGATGAACAAAAGCTCCACAGAATTAGTCGACCATTTAGAGAAACACTATATACATAGAAGTAATTGGTTAAGGGCAGCTGTTTTAGGAGCAAATGATGGAATTTTATCTACCGCAAGTTTGGCTATTGGTGTTGCTGCTGCTAGTGATTTAAGAGAACCTGTAATTCTAGCAACTTTAGCTGGTTTGGTTGCAGGCGCTTTATCTATGGCAGCAGGAGAATATGTTTCTGTAAGTTCTCAAACAGATATTGAATATGCAGACATTGAAAGAGAAAAAGTAGAATTAGAAGAAATGCCAGAACTTGAGTTACAAATGTTGGCAAGAATCTACGAAAAGAGAGGACTTAAAAAAGAAACAGCATTAATTGTTGCTGAAGAATTGACAGAAAATGATGCGTTAGCAGCACATATTAGAGATGAATTAGGTATTAATGAAATTAGTCAGGCAAATCCTATTCAAGCTGCAGTAGCATCCGGAGCGGCTTTTACAATTGGTGGCCTACTTCCTTTTTTGGTAACTCTTTTTCTGCCTTTAGAAAATTTAGAATACTACATTTACGCTTCTTCCATACTTTTTCTAATGACTTTAGGGGCATTAGCGGCTAAAGCAGGCGGTTCTAATATTAAAAAAGCAGTTTTAAGAATCACTTTTTGGGGTACAGCTGCTATGGGATTAACAGCCTTAGCTGGCTATTTATTTAATGTAAATATCTAAAAAGGACTCGTGTTATAAACTTTGTAAGTAAAAGTTATTCCTCCTTTTTATCATCATTTATTCCCATTTTTTTTATTCGGTTTTTCCAAGAATTTTTAGCATGAGCTTGTAAGTCTGCAACAGAGTCACTTTCATCCATTATCTCTAAACCTAATAAAGTTTCTATTACATCTTCTTGAGAAACAAGTCCGCTTACAGAACCATATTCATCTACAACCAACGCAATATGTTCTTTCTGTCGAATCAGTTTGTCAAATAAATCTGCAATCGATAAATCCCTGTCTGTAATTATAATATTTCTTTTTATAGAAGCTAAGGTCTCTGCTCCTTTTCCACTAATTATTGCTTCAAATAAATTATCCTTTAGAACATATCCTGTAATTTCATCTGGATTTTCAGCAAAAACAGGAATTCTAGAATAACGTAATTTTTTATGCTCATTATAAAAAGTTTCTATCGTTTGGCTTTCATCTGCTATTTCTAAAACAGATCTAGGTGTCATTACATCATTTACTTTAATCCCTTTAAAACCTAATAAGTTTCTAATAACCTTACCTTCGTTTTCATGAAAAACCCCATCTTTTTCAGCTATTTCTGTCATTACTAAAAAGCCTTCTCTACTTAAAACACTGCCATGTCCTTTGCCTCCAATTAATTTTGTAGTTAATTGTAAAACCCAAATAAAACCTGTCCATTTTAAAGGAAAAATCATAATATTTAAAGCCTTGGTAGTAAAATTAGCTAACTGTCTCCAATAAGTGGCTCCAATTGTTTTAGGGATAATTTCTGATGCAACTAAAATTAAAATAGTCATTATTGTAGATACAACACCCACCATAACATCTTCTGTTAATTTAATACCCAAAATAGTTTTAGTAGAAGTACCATACATTTCTGCATAGGCAACTTTTGCTTGTACACCAACTAAAATAGCCCCTACAGTATGTGCAACTGTATTAATTGTTAAGATTGCTATTAAGGGTTTGTCTACATCTTTCTTTAACGCCTCTAACTGTATTGCATACTCTAACCCTTCTTTCTTTTTTAGGTTGATAAAAGTTGGTGTAATACTAAGTAAAACTGCCTCTAGAATAGAACACAAAAATGAAAAGAAAACAGAAACGGTAGCGAAAATTATTAATAATGTCATCAACAAAGGTTTAGAATGTAAAAGTAAGGAAAATAAAAAACCTCAAGAATTTCTTCTTGAGGTTTAAATAAAATATTATTTGATATTACTTAAAAAGCATAACTCAAACCTAGTAAATAGTAAGATTGTAATTTGTTATCTATATTGTCAAAAGTAGCTGTAGGAACAACAGCATTATCTAAAGCATTGTTTAAAGCTTCTTGTTTATTTTGACGTAAACCTAACTCAAAACCAACTCCAATTCCTTTCCAAATTGTATAAGCAAAAGAGTTTGTAAATGTCCAGTTAGATAAATCTGATGTATCATAGCTTTGAAACATAGATAAATTAGACTTTACACTTAGTTTACCATATTTCTGTGTGTAATCTGCTACAACTTTAGCACCTAAAGAAGATTCGAAAACTGTATCTCCACTACTAAAAACAAAATTGTAGTTTCCTGGATGTATAACAACCACTAAATTATTTGTTGGTGTCCAAGTAGTACCAATACCTAAATCTAAATACCCTGGGTCGTTAAAATTATCTATAATTGTGGTTCTATATTCTGCTAAACCAGAAAGTGCCCATTTTTTATTTAATCTCTTACCATATAAAGAGCTAATTGTAAATACATCTGTAGTAGCTTCAAAATCTTCATCTCCAGGAACTCCTTCTTCATCTAGTTTTACCCAACCTAAATTAACCGCAGCAGAGTTTCTCCAGAAAAAATCTTCTTTAATTAAATTAGCAAAACCATTTACTGTAATACCTATATTACCAGCAGTTGCTGTAGGTGCAGTTCTAGAATACCAGTTATTAAAACCAGAAAAACTACCTCCAATTGTACCAAAAGCACCTTTTCTCCATCCTGGAAGTGCATCAATTTTTGATTGTAATGCTTTTACCTCTCCTTGTAATTTAGCAATTTCTGCTTTTTTAGGAGCTTGTTCTTTTTTTAATTCTTCAGCTGTTTGTCCATTAATGGATAAACTAGTTAATACCAATAAAAATAAAATTGATAACTTCTTCATCTTTTTGTTTTTTTAAAATTTGAGTGTGCAAAAATACACTTTTTCTTATTTAGACAATAAAAATATTAATAAGTCACTTTTTGGTGGAAATTATAATTTAAACCTAAACCAAACATTTCTCTAAACTGAACACTACTAGAAGCATTGTCATCAATTACTGTTTGAAAAGTCATTTGCATTTTTATAGACTTATTTACCTTAAAACTAATATTTGTTTGGTAATCAACATCCACATTACCAACATCATTCAAATAATCTGAATACATGGTTAAAATATTTTCCATTTCAATATTATCCATCAAAGTAAATTTATAAAGTCCAGATAAGTTAAAACCTAAACTAAACGCGGTATTACTATCTTCATCAACACCAAATTCACCTGAAAAATCATCATTTACAAAAGTATATCTTGCGGTTGATGGCGCTATATTTATATTTAATCTATCTGATCTCTTCCATAACATACCAGGACCAAAAGTTAAATATGCAGGTGAAAAAAAGTCTGAAACAACCAACTTAGGTTCATTGGTATAATTATAGCCTTTTGAATATTGTGATTTTAAATTACCTAGAAACGAAAAAAACCAATAATTAGATGTTTTGTACCCAAATAAACTATTTAACTCAAAACGATCAATTGTTTTACGATGCCCTTTTTCACTAAAATGACTAATACCATAGCCTGTTATCATTCTAGTATCCCAGTTTACATTGTCTTTTTTGTAATTAAAATTATAATCTACCGTTAAATTTCCTGCAACTGTATTTTCTCCTCCAGAAGACCAATTAGAAAAGGAAGATTGATTAAAAACAAAACTAAATTTACCGTTAATTTTCCATTTAGGAATGGGTAAAGTATCTTTCTTCTTTTTTTGTGCATAAAAAGAAGTAGAAAAAAGAACGAGTAAAAGAAGTAATAATCTTCTCATTGTAAATTATTTTTTAATTTTATATAAAGGCACTGTCGAGCAAGCTTCTCCAAACATAATAGACCTTGCTACAGGTTGTAATTTTTCTATTAAAAAAACATAAGCGGAATTAGGGATTGGCTTATTTGCACACCCTTTTATGATAACTGGTGCATTAATAAATTCCTTAAGATCTAAAAAACCAATTAATTCTTGATAAAGAACTGTTTCTAACAACTCTAAATCTCCAATCACCACTTTATTTGCAAACGGAATTAATTCTGACGCCACTAACATAAAAGCCCAAGAAGGAATTATTGCATCTACAGAACAAGAAATAGCTACAAAACTATTTTTGTATTGAGACCAATCGTGGTTTTGTACCGATTCTCTAAAGTCTTTTTCTTTTAAGATTAACTCTTGAAACAACCAATCTTTAACATCAAATACCACTCTTTTTCCTTCTGGATAGATTTCTTCTAAATCAAAGGTTTTAAGTTTACTATTTGTAACCCTATTTATAATTTCTTCTTGCATTATTAAAGTTTCAAAGTTGAAATTTCTCAATCGCTTAAAAAAGCTCATTTAGAAATGACATTGGTTGTTTTATTCAGAAAACTGTTAGTGAGAACTATTTTATAGCATTCCCAGTTCTAGTTTTGCTTCTTCACTCATCATATCTTGTGTCCAAGTAGGATCAAAAGTAATTTCTACTTCACAGCTTTTAATTTCCTCTAAAGTTTTTACTTTATCTTCAATCTCAACTGGCAAACTTTCTGCTACCGGACAATTAGGTGAGGTTAATGTCATTAATATTTTTGCATTATTATCTTCAGATACAAAAACGTCATAAATTAAACCTAATTCGTAAATATCTACCGGAATTTCTGGATC from Polaribacter sejongensis carries:
- the hflX gene encoding GTPase HflX — protein: MIDEREVISEKAVLIGIISQKQDETQSTEYLDELEFLTLTAGGVAVKRFVQKMEKPNPKTFLGVGKLEEVRDYIESNHIGTAIFDDELSPAQIRNIEKVLDCKILDRTNLILDIFAQRAQTSSAKTQVELAQCQYLLPRLTRLWTHLDKQKGGIGMRGPGETEIETDRRIIRDKIFLLKQKLKTIDKQMGVQRKNRGKMVRVALVGYTNVGKSTLMNVISKSDVFAENKLFATLDTTVRKVVIKNIPFLLTDTVGFIRKLPTQLVESFKSTLDEVREADLLLHVVDISHPNFEDHIASVNSVLADIKCADKPSVMVFNKIDAYSHETIDEDDIVTEKGKEHYTLQDWKKTWMNDYDVDSIFISALNKDNLEDFKEKTYEEVKKIHIQRFPYNDFLYYEYKEEE
- a CDS encoding VIT1/CCC1 transporter family protein, with the protein product MNKSSTELVDHLEKHYIHRSNWLRAAVLGANDGILSTASLAIGVAAASDLREPVILATLAGLVAGALSMAAGEYVSVSSQTDIEYADIEREKVELEEMPELELQMLARIYEKRGLKKETALIVAEELTENDALAAHIRDELGINEISQANPIQAAVASGAAFTIGGLLPFLVTLFLPLENLEYYIYASSILFLMTLGALAAKAGGSNIKKAVLRITFWGTAAMGLTALAGYLFNVNI
- a CDS encoding DUF3078 domain-containing protein, yielding MRRLLLLLLVLFSTSFYAQKKKKDTLPIPKWKINGKFSFVFNQSSFSNWSSGGENTVAGNLTVDYNFNYKKDNVNWDTRMITGYGISHFSEKGHRKTIDRFELNSLFGYKTSNYWFFSFLGNLKSQYSKGYNYTNEPKLVVSDFFSPAYLTFGPGMLWKRSDRLNINIAPSTARYTFVNDDFSGEFGVDEDSNTAFSLGFNLSGLYKFTLMDNIEMENILTMYSDYLNDVGNVDVDYQTNISFKVNKSIKMQMTFQTVIDDNASSSVQFREMFGLGLNYNFHQKVTY
- a CDS encoding DUF3078 domain-containing protein: MKKLSILFLLVLTSLSINGQTAEELKKEQAPKKAEIAKLQGEVKALQSKIDALPGWRKGAFGTIGGSFSGFNNWYSRTAPTATAGNIGITVNGFANLIKEDFFWRNSAAVNLGWVKLDEEGVPGDEDFEATTDVFTISSLYGKRLNKKWALSGLAEYRTTIIDNFNDPGYLDLGIGTTWTPTNNLVVVIHPGNYNFVFSSGDTVFESSLGAKVVADYTQKYGKLSVKSNLSMFQSYDTSDLSNWTFTNSFAYTIWKGIGVGFELGLRQNKQEALNNALDNAVVPTATFDNIDNKLQSYYLLGLSYAF
- a CDS encoding DUF2480 family protein encodes the protein MQEEIINRVTNSKLKTFDLEEIYPEGKRVVFDVKDWLFQELILKEKDFRESVQNHDWSQYKNSFVAISCSVDAIIPSWAFMLVASELIPFANKVVIGDLELLETVLYQELIGFLDLKEFINAPVIIKGCANKPIPNSAYVFLIEKLQPVARSIMFGEACSTVPLYKIKK
- a CDS encoding DUF59 domain-containing protein, with product MTDKELEVIGDKIVNVLKTIYDPEIPVDIYELGLIYDVFVSEDNNAKILMTLTSPNCPVAESLPVEIEDKVKTLEEIKSCEVEITFDPTWTQDMMSEEAKLELGML
- a CDS encoding CNNM domain-containing protein; amino-acid sequence: MTLLIIFATVSVFFSFLCSILEAVLLSITPTFINLKKKEGLEYAIQLEALKKDVDKPLIAILTINTVAHTVGAILVGVQAKVAYAEMYGTSTKTILGIKLTEDVMVGVVSTIMTILILVASEIIPKTIGATYWRQLANFTTKALNIMIFPLKWTGFIWVLQLTTKLIGGKGHGSVLSREGFLVMTEIAEKDGVFHENEGKVIRNLLGFKGIKVNDVMTPRSVLEIADESQTIETFYNEHKKLRYSRIPVFAENPDEITGYVLKDNLFEAIISGKGAETLASIKRNIIITDRDLSIADLFDKLIRQKEHIALVVDEYGSVSGLVSQEDVIETLLGLEIMDESDSVADLQAHAKNSWKNRIKKMGINDDKKEE